Proteins from a genomic interval of Lolium perenne isolate Kyuss_39 chromosome 1, Kyuss_2.0, whole genome shotgun sequence:
- the LOC127339031 gene encoding uncharacterized protein: MGNSSITAGCRGSNKRLDVTPSHVEEGSNQRSNQVSDEAEQTTFKWRIDNFSSLLDRGNGWTTSRMFEISGLRWYLRLNPRDTKSGDKEEHVSIVLALSVTSVAPNRVVEATFRFRIYDQLYGKHHQQQPASHVFEIASRCCRTPCIVPLAALKDKSSGFLVNNTCVFGVELIKVVAAKANYKSEVLKINSVCNAPQVYTWNIEDFFTLKGPSYSPEFELCGHKWFITINPSDENGTYISLFLTMKVPDTLHRNSANLVQFSICIKKLETGDNNGEKGKGRCEFSKNYPTWGFRRFKTLEDFKDPTIGYLVKTKCCIEAQVAVIGTSKMD, from the exons ATGGGCAACTCGTCTATTACTGCTGGCTGCA GAGGATCAAACAAGAGATTGGACGTGACACCTTCGCACGTGGAAGAAGGATCAAACCAGAGATCAAACCAGGTTTCCGACGAGGCAGAGCAGACAACCTTCAAGTGGAGGATCGATAATTTCTCCTCCCTTCTTGATAGGGGTAATGGATGGACAACCTCCAGGATGTTTGAGATCAGCGGGCTTAGATG GTATCTGAGATTGAACCCGAGGGACACAAAGAGCGGCGACAAAGAGGAACACGTTTCTATTGTACTTGCGCTGTCCGTGACATCTGTGGCACCTAACAGGGTCGTGGAGGCAACTTTCAGGTTCCGGATATATGACCAGTTGTATGGAAAGCACCATCAACAGCAACCAG CGAGCCACGTTTTTGAGATTGCAAGCAGGTGCTGCCGGACCCCATGCATAGTTCCTCTCGCAGCGCTCAAGGACAAGTCCTCTGGATTCCTCGTCAACAACACCTGTGTTTTCGGTGTTGAGCTGATCAAAGTTGTAGCTGCTAAAGCTAATTATAAGTCAGAGGTGTTGAAGATTAACAGCGTTTGCAATGCCCCGCAAGTCTACACGTGGAACATTGAGGACTTCTTCACGTTGAAGGGCCCAAGCTACTCTCCTGAGTTTGAGCTCTGTGGACACAAATG GTTCATCACTATCAACCCATCCGATGAGAATGGGACCTACATCTCCTTGTTCCTGACCATGAAGGTGCCGGATACACTACATCGGAACTCCGCAAACCTTGTACAATTCAGCATATGCATCAAAAAACTGGAAACTGGAGACAACAATGGAGAAAAAGGAAAAG GTCGGTGCGAATTCTCAAAGAATTATCCCACATGGGGATTCCGCAGGTTCAAAACGCTAGAAGATTTCAAGGACCCAACAATTGGTTATTTGGTGAAAACAAAGTGCTGCATTGAAGCTCAGGTTGCAGTCATTGGTACCTCCAAGATGGACTAA